The genomic region GCCTACGGGCGGGACCTGTTCGCGCACTATGCCGATGACGGCGAATCCGCGGTGGCCCTGCTCGAACTGGCCGTGGCACAGATGCAGGACCGGGCCCGGCGCTACGCGGGCAAGCGGCGCTCCCACACCCCCACTACGGAAGACCCGTTCGTCCTGGTGGTGCTCGACGAGGTGGCGTTCCTGACCGCCTACCACCCGGACCGGGACATCCGGAAGCGCTCCGAGAACGCCATCGCCACCCTGACCTCACAGGGGCGTTCGGTCGGCTTCTCCGTCCTGGCCGCACTCCAGGACCCGCGCAAAGAGGTCATGAATCTGCGCAACCTCTTCCCGGACAAGGTCGCCCTTCGCCTGGACGAGGCGTCCCAAGTCGACATGATCCTCGGGGAAGGTGCCCGCGACCGAGGGGCCAACGCCCACCTGATCGATCCCACCTTCCCCGGGGTGGGCTATGTGCGGATGGAGACCTCACCGGCCCCGGTACGGGTCCGAGCCGCCTACGTCTCCGACGACGACATCACGGCCATGACCGACGTCTACGCCGCATCTGACGAGGAAGTGGGGCGTTGATCATGGTCGTTGCGACGGATTAGCCAGTAACTCACCGGGGCCAGAACCAGCATGACTCCCGCGAAAAGCATGTACGGCCAGATCGGCTCACCCATGAGAGGACTGGCGAACACCAGGACCACCAAGGCACCGAGGAACATCGTTCCGTGAGCCGCCCTCATGACCAGAAGCTCGCGGGAACTGCGGTCTGTCACGAATGCCCCTTCCGCGCGGTTGTGGGGGTGGGCTGATGCGCTCGTTGCGCACGCCGCTGCCGGTGCCATGCGATCCAGCCGAAGAGAGGGAGGAAGTACAGCACAAGCCAGACGACAGCCCACACGGTGCTCACGAAGTTGAACAGGAACATCCCCACCCCACTGGGCACGCTGACAAACACAACGGCGCTCCATGGAGTCAGCGTCATGGGAGCCTCGTTCGGCGGCATGGAGGCCCTTTCGTTCGGCGGTTGCGTCTCGGAAGAGCGGGTGAGTGATGCCCACTCCTACCGGTAAGTCGACACGGGCCGAACGGCTCGCGCAACCCCTGGCCCGTGAGGTCGCCGAACAGGTCGCCGCCGACCACGGGGTGTGCATCCGGCCCGTCTCCCTCCGGCGAACCGACATCACCACCGGTGCCACCGAGGTCATCGACGTCCCGTGCGGGTCCACGCTGGAATCTCGGTGTCCGGCCTGTGCGAAGCGCAAGAGGTCGCTGCGACGGACGCAGTGCGAAGAGGGCTGGCACCTGGCCACCGAACCCGTGGTGCAGCCGGACCCGCCTTCCGAGGAACAGCGTGGGTGGGTGGAACAGCGGGCCATGGTGACCGCCGAACGGGACCGGCTCGCCTCCACGGGCGCGGCGTCGGCTGAGGACCTGGCACGGCTGGATGCGGTGATCGCTGACCTGGATGAGGAGATCACGGCCTCCGGACTCCGGGGATCGGTCACCCGCTCGGCCGACACCTCCTCGTCGGGGTCGCGCCGGGTGCGCTCCACCAAACGCCGGCAGGACGTCCCAAACCTTCCCAAGCGCCACATGACCCGCAAGACGGTCGGTCGGTCCTTCACCGACCCGGTCTCGGGCCAGGTGTTCCGACCCTCCCTGTTCATCACCCTGACTCTGGATTCGTATGGGCGGGTGCGCTCGGACGGGACCCCGGTCGACTACTCGACCTACGACTACCGGCGGGCGGCTCGGGACGCGCTGCACTTCTCCAAGCTGGTCGATCGCTTCGTGCAGAACCTGCGCCGCGTCGCGGGCTTCGACGTGCAGTACTTCGCGGCGGTGGAACCCCAACGCCGTCTGGCCCCGCACCTGCACATGGCCACACGGGGCACGATCCCCCGGGCGGAGCTACGGCAGATCGCGGCGGCGACGTACCACCAGGTGTGGTGGCCCAACGCCGATCGTGTGGTCTTCGAGGGCGATCACCTTCCCGAGTGGGATGAGGCGACAGGTGTCTTTGTCGACCCGTCGACAGGCGAAGTCCTACCTACCTGGGATGAGGCGTTGGATGAACTCGACGCCGATCCCGACGCGGAGCCTCATCACGTGGCGCGGTTCGGACGCCAGGTGGACGCCAAGGGTGTGGTCGCGGGTTCGGCTGATGCTGACCGCTGTGTTCGGTATCTGGCCAAGTACCTGACGAAGGACATCGCCGAGTGCCACGCCGCTGAGACGGTCCGGCAGGAACAGCACGTAGACCGACTCTTGGACGCGCTGCGCTTCGAGCCGTGCTCGCCTCGGTGCTCGAACTGGCTCCGCTATGGCATCCAACCCGAGAACGCAAAGCCGGGGATGCGTCCGGGGTTCTGTCGGTCCAAGGCTCACCGTCGCGAGTACCTGGGCTACGCGGGCCGTCGCGTCCTGGTCTCGCGGAAGTGGTCGGGCAAGACTCTCGCTGATCACAAGGCGGACCGGCTGGCCTGGGTCCTGGACGCCCTGGGCATCGACCCCACCGACGACGGCCAGGGCGAGGAGGACAACCCGCGTCCCGCGATGCTCTCCGTCGCTGCCGACTCCTTCGCCTGGGAGCTGGCTCGACCCACTGACCCTGACGTCGCTCCCCGCGAACAACGCCTACTCCGGGCCGTGGGCGAAGCGCTCAAACGCCGTGCACAGCTCGACGCGACTCGACAGACGGATCTTTCGGCAACTCCAGAGACGAGGGTGGCATGAGTGCAGCGACGGCCCGCGTGGATGTTCCCGAACAGCGTCGGGCCGACGTCCTGTGGTCGGTCAAGGATGCCGCCGCCTACCTCCGGGTCCCCCCGAAGACTCTCTACGAATGGAGGTACAAGGGCGACGGTCCTCCCTCCTACCGCGTCGGCCGCTACGTCCGCTACGTGCCCGCTGAGGTCCATGCCTGGGTCCGATCCCAGTAACCCCAACCCCCGAGAGGAACACTCCCCATGGCTCGCGCGTGGGTCTACGACCGCACCAAGGACAAGGCATACGTGGAGGCGGTGAAGAAGGCCAAAACGACCAAGCGCACGCCTCCCGCGCGCTGGATGGTCCGCTATTACGACCCTTCCGGCCGGATCAAGAGCGGGGGCACGTTCAAGAAGAAGCCGGACGCAGAGAAGAAGCAGACCGAGATCGAGAACAGCCTGCACGAAGGCTCGTACCGCAACCCTCACGACGCCAAGGTCACCGTGGCCGAGATGGCTGAGAAGTGGCTGAGCACGCGCACCGACATCAAGCGATCGACCTGGTGGAAGTACCGGGGCCTCCTGGACGCGCACGTGTTGCCTCGCTGGGGAGAGCTTCCGATCTCGGGGGTGTACTCCGAAGACGTCGCCGTGTGGGTGGCCGAACTCCAGAAGCCGCGGGACGAGGGCGGGGCCAACCTGGGCGCCTCCCAGACTCGGCACGCCTACGGCGTTCTCTCCATGGTCCTGGAATGGTGTGTGCCGCGTCGTCTCCCCGCCAATCCCGCACGAGGGGTGCCGCTTCCGAAGCCGAGTGAGGCCGAACACGTCTACCTCGATCACCTCCAGGTGGAGGCGCTGGCGGACGCGGCCGGATCGCTTCGCACCAAGTACGGCCAGATCGCCGCCGCTGCGAACATCAACCGGCCGCTCATCCTCCTCCTGGCTTACACAGGACTCCGCTTCAACGAAGCCGCCGCGCTCCGGGTCGGCAGAGTGGATCTGGAGACACGGCGCATCCGGATCGTGACGGCCTTCGCCGAGGTGGAGGGCAAGCTTGTCGAACAGTCGCCCAAGACGGGCAAGAGTCGGACCGTGCCCATCCCCAGGTCCCTCGTCGCCGAACTGCTTCCGCTCGTGCAGGGGCGGCCGGACTCGGCGCTCGTGTTCACCACCAAGCGGGGGACTGAGGTACGGCTACGCAACTGGCGCAACCGGGAGTTCGGCAAGGCGCTCAAAGCCGCTGGACTCGACGGGATGGGATTGACTCCGCACAAGCTCCGGCACACCGCCGCGTCACTCGCCATCGCGGCCGGCGCTGACGTCAAAGTCGTACAGGCGATGCTCGGCCATGCCACCGCCACGATGACCCTCGACCGGTACGGGCATCTCTTCCCCGACCGCTTGGACGAGGTGGCCGAAGCGATGGACGCCGCTCGACTGCGGGTGCTCGCCGCCTGATCGCCGGACCGGCCACTCGGCCCCGACTCCCGCCATGTGCAATGAATGTGCACTGCGGCTCTGAGGGCTCCATGCCTGGAAAACGAAGAACGGGTGCCCACCTGCGTGGACACCCGTTCCTTTGTCGGGGTGGCGGGATTTGAACCCACGACCTCTTCGTCCCGAACGAAGCGCGCTGCCAAGCTGCGCTACACCCCGAAGCAACGTCCCCAAGTCTAGCGGACGTGTGGAGTGCTCGCGCACCTGATTTCCGGGCGGGCCGCCGGGTGGGTCAGCCCACCGCCGGGACGAGGTCGAGCAGGGATGCCTCGGGGCGGCAGCAGAACCGCACCGGGGCGTACGGCGACGTGCCCAGGCCGCCGGACACGTGCAGCCAGGCGTCGTCGTACTCGTGCAGCCCCCACGCGCGGCGCCGGTCGATCCCGCAGTTGGTGACCAGCGTCCCGTAGAACGGCAGGCAGAGCTGCCCCCCGTGCGTGTGCCCCGCGAGGAGGAGCTGGTACCCGTCGGCCGAGAAGCGGTCGAGGTTGGCCGGCTCCGGCGAGTGCAGGACGCCGAGCCGGATGTCCGCCGCCGGGTCCGCCGGTCCCGCGATCGCGTCGTAGCGGTCCAGCTTGATGTGCGAGTCGTGCACGCCGGCCAGGGCGACGTCGAGCACGCCCGCCTTGAGCGACCCCTTGCGGTTGTTCAGGTCCAGCCAGCCCGCCGAACTCATCGCCGCGCCGAGCTCACGCCACGGCAGGTCCGGCACACGGCGCTTGTTGTAGTCGTTCTTGCTCGTCCGCCACAGGTAGCGCGCCGGGTTCTTCAGCTGGGGCGAGAACATGTCGTTCGACCCGTACACGAACGCGCCGGGACGGTCCAGCAGGGGCCCCAGGGCGTCCATGAACGGCTCCACCGCGTCCGGGTGTGCCAGGGAGTCGCCCGTGTTGACCACCAGGTCCGGCTCGTAGGCCTCCAGGCCGCGGATCCAGTCGATGAGCATCCGCCGCCCCGGTGTGAGGTGGGCGTCGGACAGGTGCAGCACCCGCAGGCGCGGGCTCCCCGGCGGCAGCAGGGGCAGCTCGTAGCGGCGCAGTCGGAACCAGTTGCGCTCCACGACCGAGGCGTAGGCCAGACCGGCCACCCCGACGGCGCCCGTCACCGCGGCCGCACGCCCCACACGGCGCAGGAATCGTCTGTTGTCGGTGCCCATCCGCCCTCCTTCGTCGTCGACTGATCGTCTCAGATCTCCGGAGACGCCGTGCACAAACGGTTGGTCCGCCCGTGTCCGTCGGCCGTAGGATCAGGTTCATGTCCGAACTCAAAGCCCGCCTCAAATCCGACCTGACCACCGCCATGAAGGCGCGTGACAAGGTGCGCACCGGCACCCTGCGGATGGTGCTGGCCGCCATCGCCACCGAGGAGACCGCCGGTACCGCCCAGCGCGCCCTCGACGACGACGAGGTCACCAAGGTGCTGGTCCGTGAGACCAAGAAGCGCCGCGAGGCTGCGGAAGCGTTCGAGAAGGGCGGCCGTACCGAGGACGCCGCCAACGAGCGCGCCGAGAGCGACATCATCGCCGACTACCTGCCCAAGCAGCTCACCGACGAGGAGCTGGCCGGACTCGTGGACGCCGCCGTCGCCGAGACCGGTGCCTCCGGGATGAAGGAGATGGGCAAGGTCATGAAGGTCCTCAACCCGAAGGTCGCCGGACTGGCCGAGGGCTCCCGCGTGGCCGCCGAGGTCAAGAAGCGCCTGGCCTGACGGACCGGGGGCGCTCTCCGCATCCCACGGGACCCAGGCCTCCAGGCTCCCGAACACGACGAAGGGGCGGCGGTGTCACACCGCCGCCCCTTCGTCGTGTCCTACTGGTCGTCGTCCTCCCGGCCGAGGGAGGTCGCCGGGACCACCGGCATCCACTCCACGTCCGAGCCGTCCGACGGTCCGTCCGCCGTCCCGCCGCCGCTGCTCAGGAACACGTTGACCGTGGCACCTTCCGGCAGGCGGGTTCCCGGGTCGGGGTTGACCGCGGCCACCGTGCCCTCGGGCTCGGCCGAGCGGATCGGCGTCCCGGAGACGTTGACCGTGTACCCGGCCGACTCCAGCGCCGCCACCGCGGCCGCCTCGGGCTGACCGATCACGTTGGGCACGCCACCGGGGTCACTGGCCGGGCTCGCGTCGTCGGTCGGCCTGGGCTGGCGCGGTGCCGACGTGGAACCGAACTTCGACGGGGACGAGGGCAGGTTCTCCGTCTCCAGCCCCTCGTGGGCGCCCCGCATGGTCTCCTGCCAGATCGGCCCGGGGATCGTCGCCCCGTACACCACCCCGTAGTAGCGGTCGCCGATGGTGACGTTGCGCAGCGGGTACTGCTGGGGGCCGCGCGGGTCGCCGACGAACACGGCGCTGGCCATCGTCGGGGTACCGCCGGCGAACCAGGCCGCCGCCGACCCGTCGGTGGTGCCGGTCTTGGCGAAGGCCGGTCGTCCGATGCCCAGGCCGGTGGTGGTGCCGCCGTTGAACGTCTGCGACAGCAGGTAGGTGACGCCGTGGGCCACGTCCTCGTCGATGGCCCGCTCGCACTCCGGCTCCATCTCGATCGTGGTGCCCGCCTGGCGGTCCTCGATCCGGGTGATGGCCTGCGGCTCGCAGTAGATCCCGCCGGAGGCGAAGGTCGCGTAGGCGTTGGCCACCCGCAGCGGGGAGACCTCCTCACTGCCCAGCGTGAAGCTGCTGTTGGCCAGTGAGTTCGGGTTCTCCGTGAACAGGGTGCCGTCGGCCCGCTTGAGGCCCAGGCGCTCGGCCATCTGCATGACGTCGCAGATCCCCGCTCGGCGCTGGAGCTGGGCGAAGAAGGTGTTGGACGAGGCCTTGGTGCCCGACACCATGTTGTGCACGCCCTCGTTGCTGTCGCCGGCGTTGCTCGGTGTCCAGGTCGAGAGGGTGCCGCCGTTGCACGACCGCTGCCCGGACACCGACACCGAGGCCGGGGACGGGAACGACGTGCTGTAGGGCATGCCCTTGTCGAGCGCGGTCGCCAGGGTGATCGCCTTGAACGTCGATCCGGCCTGGAAGCCGCTGCTGCCGCCCCGGTCGGCGTCGGTGGCGAAGTTGATGGACGTCTCGCCGAGCTTGCTCTCGTCCGGGCCGTAGTTGCGGCTCTGCACCATGCCCAGGATCTGGCCGGTGCCCGGCTCGATGATGACCTCGGCGGCCACCTTGCGGGACTCGTTCTGGCGCGGAACCCACTTGTCGACCGCGTCCTGGCCGGACTCCTGCGTCTGCGGGTCGAGCGTGGTGTGGATCTCCAGGCCGGCGGTGCGCAGCCAGCGCGCCCGCTCGGTCTCGCTGGGCCCGAACGCCTCGTCCTGCTCGATCTCCTGGACGACGTAGTCGCAGAAGAACGGCTGGTCACTGGGCACGCACCCGTTGGGCGGGGTGTCCAGCTCCAGGTCCATGTCCTCGGTCTTGGCCTCGGCGGCCTCGGCCTCGGTGATGGCCCCCGTGGCGACCATGCGGTCGAGCACGACATTGCGGCGCTCGATGGTCTGCTCGGGGAAGAAGCGCGGGTTGTAGAGGTAGGGGTAGCGGACCAGGCCGGCGATGGTGGCCGCCTGGTGCAGCTCCAGCTCGCTGGCCGGGACCTGGAAGAAGTGCTGGGCCGCGGACTCCACGCCGTAGGCGCCGTCGCTGAAGTAGGCGATGTTGAGGTAGCCCTCGAGGATCTCGTCCTTGGACATGCGCTGTTCCAGCGCGATCGCGTACCGCAGCTCGCGGATCTTGCGCGCGATCGTCTCCTCGCGGGCCTCGTCCAGCTCCTCCTGGGAGGTGGCCGCCTCGATCTGCACGTTCTTCACGTACTGCTGCGTGATGGAGGAGGCGCCCTGGGTGTTGCCGCCCAGGGTGCGCACGGCCGCGCGCAGCGTCCCCGCCACGTCCAGGCCGCCGTGTTCGTAGAAGTTGGCGTCCTCGATGGCCATGATCGCGTCGATCATCACCGGCGAGACGTCCTCGATCTCGACGAGCTCGCGGTTCTGGTCGAAGATCTCGGCGATGACACCGCCCTCGCTGTCGTAGATCGTCGAGCGTTGGGGGGGAGGCGGTGTCTCAAGGTTTCCGGGCATGTCCAGGAAACCGCTTGCGACGTTACGCGCAGTGATCCCCAGACCGCCGATCGCGGGTAGTGCCAGCGCGGCAACGAGAAGACCCGCTATGGCGCCGACGACGACGAGTTGGCTGATTCGTTGAAGCAATGTCCCCTGACCCACCCCATCAGACTAAGTGACCGCGAACGCGCAAAGTGGTGCGATGTGGAACGGACCGAGAGCGAGTGCGATGAATCGCCCGCGCCGGTCACGCGGACAGTGCACCCGGACTGTGCACCCGGACTGTGCACCTCGAACATCTTTTCATGGTTATCGCAGCTCGATCGCTGAGCGGTTCGGCTGTGCGAGGACCCGCCAGGCCTCTCCGGAGAGGTGCCTGGCCTCACACCCATGGCCCGAGTGGGCCATAGCGGGTGAGATGGAAAGTGGGCCGTTCGGGTTCTGTTGGCGCGGCGTCGGTGTCCGTACGTTCGAGGCTACGGGCGGGAGGCGAGAGCCCCCACACGAGCCACCGCACGCGGCAGCCGGAGCCTACCGCGTCCCCCGTCCGTCCAATGCACACGAGTCCCCCACGCCACGTCAGTGCACACGTATGGGAGAAGGACACATGTGGACCCACCAATGGACGAAGAGCGCTCTGTGCCGCCGCCTGGACCCCGACGCCCTCTTCGTGCGGGGCGCGGCACAGAACAGCGCCAAACTCATCTGCCAGGAGTGCCCGGTCCGCACCCAGTGCCTGGCCGACGCCCTGGACAACAGGGTCGAGTTCGGGGTCTGGGGCGGTATGACCGAGCGGGAGCGCCGTTCCCTGCTGCGCAAGTACCCCGCGGTCGTCGATTGGGAACCGCTCCTGGAGGAGGCGCACAGAGTCGGTGACGGCGACGTGTCGCGCTACGCGGAGGAATACGCGGCCGCCGCCTCCTGAACCGGGCCCGCCGCGATCGACGGCTGACGCCGCGGTCGGCCCTGCCGACCGGTCCCATCGGACCCACCCGTTCTGCAGGACCGCGTCATCCTCGCGCGTCCAGACCCTCGCGCGTCCAGCGTCTTCACCCCTGAACTCGGTTCGGGCCCACTCGCTCGCGAGACCGTGTCACCCCCGCGTGTCCCGAGAGCTCAGCCCGGCACGCGGTCCCATCGGGCCCGCTGTCCGCGGGACCACGTAACCCCCGCGCGTCCCGCGTGTCCCGAGTGCTCACCCCGCCGTGCCGCCCTGGCCCGCGTCGGCCAGTGCGGCGCCGATCCGCCGCAGGCCGTCCAGGTCGTGCACGTCCTCGGGCAGGGCGGCCACCTCGGTCACACGGACCCTGGGGTGGCCCGACAGCATCCGGTCCCGCAGCAGCGTCTCCCGTTCGCGGATGCGCACCCGCTCCGCGTGCAGGCGCAGAGCCGCCGCGGCCAGCGGCCGGTCGCCCGCCCGGTCCAACGCGTCGGCCGCCGACAGGGCCTTGTCCCGGGACAGGTCGGCCGCCGCCCCGTCGGGCAGGGGATGGGCGCGGTTGACGACCAGGCCCGCCAGCGGCATCGCGTCCGTGGCCAGGCGCTCGACGAAGAAGGACGCCTCGCGCATGGCGTCCGTGTCGGGGACGGCCACCACCACGAACGCCGTTCCCGGTGCGCGCAGCAGCCGGTACGTGCGCTCGGCGCGCTCCTGGAACCCGCCGAACACCGTGTCGAACGCGGACACGAAGGACCGCAGGTCGTCGAGGAACTGCGCGCCCACGATCTTGCCGATCGTCGACGTCATGAGGTTGAACCCGGCACCGAGGAGCCGGAAGGCGCCCGTGCTCGCGGGCGCGCTCAGGAACCGGATCAGCCGTCCGTCGAGGAACCGCCCCAGCCTCTTGGGCGCGTCCAGGAAGTCCAGAGCCGACCTGCTGGGCGGTGTGTCCACGACGATCAGGTCCCAGTCGCCGGACTGGCGCAGCTGCCCCAGCTTCTCCATGGCCATGTACTCCTGTGTGCCGGAGAAGCTCGTGGAGAGGGTCTGGTAGAAGGGGTTGGCCAGGATCTGCCGGGCGCGTTCGGGGTCGGCGTGCTCTCTGACGACCTCGTCGAAGGTCCGCTTCATGTCGAGCATCATCGCGTGCATGCTGCCCCGCGCGCCCTCCGGCAGCGGCACCGGACGCGGGGTGTTGTCCAGCGACTCCAGCCCCATCGACTGGGCCAGCCGCCGGGCGGGGTCGACGGTGATCACCACGGCCCGGCGCCCGCGTTCCGCCGCACGCAGGCCGAGGGCCGCGGCGGTGGTCGTCTTGCCGACGCCGCCCGACCCGCAGCACACGACGATCCGCGTCCCGGGATCGTCCAGCAGCGCGTCGGTGTCCAAAGCGCGCCGGAGCGCGCCGTTCGCGCCACGGCCCGCTCCCTGAGTCGCGCTCTCGGTGCCGACCGCCCCACGGCCCGCACCCTCCGATCCATGGCTCACATCACGGCTCGCTCCGCCCTCTGCGCCACGGCCCGCTCCGCCGCTCGCTCCACGGTCCCCCTCGTCCGCTGAGCCGGTCATCGGCTCACCCCCTGCGAGGTCAGGCGCCGCGCCATCCCGTCGAGCGCGGTGCGGCCGACACCGCCCTCCACCAGCGGCAGCTCCACCAGCGGGTGCCCCAGGTCCGACAGCCGCCCGCGCACCCGCCGCTCCAGCGCGACCCGGAGCGCGTGCGCGCGCACCTCGTCGGCCAGGTCCTCGGCGAGCGGGCCGGCGTCCGCCAGCCCCGCCGCCTTGAGCCCGGCGGTGAGGTCCTCGATGTCGGGGCCGCCGTCCACGGACGCCGCCAGGTCCGCCTCGCCCAGCAGCGGGGCGCGCACCATGTTCACCACCACCATGCCGACCTCGATCCCCAGTGCCGCCATCTCCGCGACGCCGTCCCGGCACTCCTGCGCGGGCATCTCCTCCAGCAGGGTCACGAAGTGCACCCGGGTCTGGGCGGAGCGGATGACCTCCATGACCTTGTCCGCGTGGTTGCGGATCGGCCCGACCCTGGCCAGCCCCGCCACCTCGGAGTTGACGTTGAGGAACTGGGCGATCCGGCCGGTCGGCGGGGCGTCCATCACCACGGCGTCGTAGTGGAACGGGCCCGTGGACGGCGCTCCCGTGGGGCGTCCGCGCGCTCCGCGGCGGCGCCGGACGGCCTCGGTCGCCTTGCCGGTGAGCAGGACGTCGCGCAGCCCGGGGGCGATCGTGGTCGCGAAGTCGACCGCGCCCAACCGGTTCAGCGCCTGTCCGGCCCGCCGCATGCCGTAGAACATCTCCAGGTACTCCAGGAGCGCCGCCTCGGCGTCCGCGGCCAGGACGACGACCCGTCCGCCGCCGGGCACGGAGACCATCTCGCGTTCCTCGTAGGGCAGCGGGGCCTCGTCGAGCAGTGTGGCGATGCCCTGGCGTCCCTCGACCTCCACCAGCAGGACCCGGGCACCGTCGGATGCCAGCGCCGTGGCCAGGGCCGCGGCGACCGTGGTCTTGCCGGTTCCGCCCTTCCCGGTGACGATGTGCAGGCGGGCACCGGCGCACGCCTGCCCCGGTCGCGGTGGTGGGTGCTCACGCTCGCTCACCTCACGGAGTCTATGCGGGCAGGCGCGTCCGGGCCGTTCCCGGTCCTCCGGCGGCGTCCGTGTCCGGTCCTCCGGCGGCGTCCGTTCCCGGTTCCCCGGTGGCGTTCCGCCCTCCGTGTGTTCCGCTTCGGTGGTGCCCTCGCCGGCCGTGCGCGGCCGCCCGGGCGCCGCGTCGGGGACGGCACGCACGCGTGGGTGCGCGCGGGTCAGTAAGGTGGCGGCGTTGACGTGCGGTACCGGGTCCGGCCCGGCCGCCGGTTACCGATGGGGGAGTACGTATGAGCAAGTGGGAGTACCAGACGGTGGCGCTGCTGTCGCACGCCACCAAGCAGATCCTCGACAACTGGGGCTCGGACGGGTGGGAGCTGGTCTCCGTCGTCCCGGCGCCGCTGCCCGAGGGCACCGACCCCCGCAACCAGCAGTACGTGGCGTACATGAAGCGGGAGCTGTGATGGCGAGCCCCGAGGAGCGTCTCGCCGAGCTCGGCCTGACTCTGCCCGAGGTCGTTCCGCCGGTGGCGTCCTACACGCCGACCGTGCGCAGCGGGAACCACGTGTACGTCTCCGGTCAGCTGCCGTTCGTCGACGGCAAGCTGCCCGCCACGGGCAAGGTCGGCGCGGAGGTCACGCCCGAGACCGCCCAGGAGCTGGCCGCCCTGTGCGCGCTGAACGCCATCGCGGCCGTCAGGGCCGAGATCGGCGACCTGTCCAACGTGGTCCGGGTGGTGAAGCTGGGCGGGTTCGTGGCCAGCGCCCCCGACTTCACCGGGCACCCGGGCGTCATCAACGGCGCCAGTGACCTGATGGGCCAGGTGTTCGGCGACGCCGGCGTGCACGCCCGTGCCGCCGTGGGTGTGGCCGCCCTGCCGCTCGACTCCCCGGTCGAGGTCGACATGATCGTCGAGGTCGTCTGACCGGGTTCGGCCGATGACCGGGAGCGGGGGCGGCGTGCGGTGCCGGGAGGTGCCGGCCGCCTCCCGTGTCCCGCTCGCATCCCCGTATCCCGGTCGCCGCCCCGCCTCACGGCCGCCCCCGCCCCGTGCCGCGCCAGACCCGAGGAAGGACTTGCCATGCCCGAGCAGACCGGTCCCGTGACGCCGCGGCCCGCCGCCACCGTGATGCTCCTGCGGGAGCCGGCCGCGGAGCCGCGGGACGGGCACGGTCTGGAGGTCCTGCTCATGCGCAGGGTCGGGTCCATGGGATTCGCGCCGGGCGCCTACGTCTTCCCCGGCGGCGGAGTGGACGAACGCGACGCCGACGGCGACCTCCCCTGGACCGGTCCCGGCCCGCGGGAGTGGTCGCAGGTGCTGGGGACGGACGTTCCCATGGCCCGCGCGCTGGTGTGCGCGGCGGTGCGGGAGACCTTCGAGGAGACCGGGGTGCTCCTGGCGAGCGCGCCCGGCGCGAGCACGGACGCACCCGCCCTGGACACCACCACCGCCGACTGGGAACGCGACCGGCTGGGCCTGATCGACCGCACCCACTCCTTCACCGAGGTCCTGTCCCGGCGCGGGCTGGTCCTGCGCTC from Nocardiopsis aegyptia harbors:
- a CDS encoding ArsA family ATPase, producing MDTDALLDDPGTRIVVCCGSGGVGKTTTAAALGLRAAERGRRAVVITVDPARRLAQSMGLESLDNTPRPVPLPEGARGSMHAMMLDMKRTFDEVVREHADPERARQILANPFYQTLSTSFSGTQEYMAMEKLGQLRQSGDWDLIVVDTPPSRSALDFLDAPKRLGRFLDGRLIRFLSAPASTGAFRLLGAGFNLMTSTIGKIVGAQFLDDLRSFVSAFDTVFGGFQERAERTYRLLRAPGTAFVVVAVPDTDAMREASFFVERLATDAMPLAGLVVNRAHPLPDGAAADLSRDKALSAADALDRAGDRPLAAAALRLHAERVRIRERETLLRDRMLSGHPRVRVTEVAALPEDVHDLDGLRRIGAALADAGQGGTAG
- a CDS encoding ArsA-related P-loop ATPase — encoded protein: MSEREHPPPRPGQACAGARLHIVTGKGGTGKTTVAAALATALASDGARVLLVEVEGRQGIATLLDEAPLPYEEREMVSVPGGGRVVVLAADAEAALLEYLEMFYGMRRAGQALNRLGAVDFATTIAPGLRDVLLTGKATEAVRRRRGARGRPTGAPSTGPFHYDAVVMDAPPTGRIAQFLNVNSEVAGLARVGPIRNHADKVMEVIRSAQTRVHFVTLLEEMPAQECRDGVAEMAALGIEVGMVVVNMVRAPLLGEADLAASVDGGPDIEDLTAGLKAAGLADAGPLAEDLADEVRAHALRVALERRVRGRLSDLGHPLVELPLVEGGVGRTALDGMARRLTSQGVSR
- a CDS encoding DUF4177 domain-containing protein translates to MSKWEYQTVALLSHATKQILDNWGSDGWELVSVVPAPLPEGTDPRNQQYVAYMKREL
- a CDS encoding RidA family protein — protein: MASPEERLAELGLTLPEVVPPVASYTPTVRSGNHVYVSGQLPFVDGKLPATGKVGAEVTPETAQELAALCALNAIAAVRAEIGDLSNVVRVVKLGGFVASAPDFTGHPGVINGASDLMGQVFGDAGVHARAAVGVAALPLDSPVEVDMIVEVV
- a CDS encoding NUDIX hydrolase; translation: MPEQTGPVTPRPAATVMLLREPAAEPRDGHGLEVLLMRRVGSMGFAPGAYVFPGGGVDERDADGDLPWTGPGPREWSQVLGTDVPMARALVCAAVRETFEETGVLLASAPGASTDAPALDTTTADWERDRLGLIDRTHSFTEVLSRRGLVLRSEWLRAWSRWITPSAQPRRYDTWFFTAELPPGQRSRDVGGEADLTCWTDPATVAGEWSAGRMPMLPPTVVACAELAKCRTLEGVRTARRDIVPFEPDVREIDGQLRVIAPDGAEFPVPKPDARS